A region of Haloplanus sp. XH21 DNA encodes the following proteins:
- a CDS encoding phosphopantetheine adenylyltransferase — MQVALGGTFDPIHDGHRALFERAFELGDVTVGLTSDDLASETRHEPRRVRPFAERKADLELELEPLASAHDREYAIRRLDEPTGIATDPTYDAIVVSPETRDGAEKINEIRAERGVDPLRVEVVDHVPAEDGERISSTRIARGEIDRHGNLTPERTPETE, encoded by the coding sequence ATGCAGGTCGCGCTTGGCGGGACGTTCGACCCCATACACGACGGACACCGAGCGCTGTTCGAGCGCGCGTTCGAGCTCGGCGATGTCACCGTCGGTCTCACCAGTGACGACCTCGCGTCCGAGACGCGGCACGAACCGCGGCGGGTCCGACCCTTCGCCGAGCGCAAAGCGGATCTGGAACTCGAACTCGAACCGCTCGCGTCGGCCCACGACCGCGAGTACGCGATCCGACGACTCGACGAGCCGACGGGCATCGCGACCGATCCGACGTACGACGCCATCGTCGTCTCGCCGGAGACGCGTGACGGCGCCGAGAAGATCAACGAGATCCGCGCCGAGCGCGGCGTGGACCCGCTCCGCGTCGAAGTCGTCGATCACGTCCCCGCCGAGGACGGCGAACGCATCTCCTCGACGCGGATCGCCCGGGGCGAGATCGACCGCCACGGCAACCTCACGCCCGAGCGCACTCCGGAGACGGAGTAG
- a CDS encoding transcription initiation factor IIB family protein, whose translation MYRARDRIDNEEWVARLTRAADSLELGAEARSNAVDLFLSNVPDEERSKPAVAAASLYAGALIAGDERSQGAAAAAMDVTRLSVQQRWKALLEESGFRAPEW comes from the coding sequence ATGTATCGGGCGCGGGACCGTATCGACAACGAGGAGTGGGTTGCCCGCCTGACCCGCGCCGCGGACAGCCTCGAACTGGGCGCCGAGGCGCGGTCAAACGCCGTCGATCTGTTCCTGTCGAACGTCCCGGACGAGGAGCGATCGAAACCCGCCGTGGCGGCCGCGAGCCTCTATGCCGGCGCGTTGATCGCCGGCGACGAGCGGTCACAGGGCGCCGCCGCGGCGGCGATGGACGTGACGCGCTTGAGCGTCCAGCAGCGCTGGAAGGCGTTGCTGGAGGAGTCAGGGTTCCGCGCGCCGGAGTGGTGA
- a CDS encoding winged helix-turn-helix domain-containing protein, with product MSDDNDSDRFDADDEEDVSARERLEAEADRAVTEFDEGIVDLLAWVLDTETRARIYVYLRQHPDSTSEEVAEGTGLYPSTVREALAQLHEEGTVERHKRESAGAGNNPYEYEAIAPSDLVRGVVGQVQDQLNAVFNLDRELDADADGTESDPVRITVDGEE from the coding sequence ATGTCCGACGACAACGACTCCGACCGGTTCGACGCGGACGACGAGGAGGACGTCTCGGCGCGCGAGCGACTGGAGGCCGAGGCCGACCGCGCCGTGACGGAGTTCGACGAGGGCATCGTCGACCTGCTGGCGTGGGTGCTGGATACGGAGACCCGCGCTCGCATCTACGTGTATCTCCGGCAGCACCCCGATTCGACGAGCGAGGAAGTCGCCGAAGGGACTGGACTCTACCCCAGCACGGTCCGGGAGGCGCTGGCCCAACTCCACGAGGAAGGCACCGTCGAGCGACACAAACGCGAGAGCGCCGGCGCCGGCAACAACCCCTACGAGTACGAGGCCATCGCGCCGAGCGATCTGGTCCGGGGTGTCGTCGGTCAGGTTCAGGACCAGTTGAACGCCGTGTTCAACCTCGACCGGGAACTGGACGCGGACGCCGACGGCACCGAGTCCGACCCCGTTCGGATCACCGTCGACGGCGAGGAGTGA